aatatataaaaacaataaatttacataacaatataataaataaacaatatagtaatataataatatataaaaatattatataattaatatataaaaatcgttagtatgtaatttttagtatctttatctatataagttattttaaattttagattttccacagtatttgaaaaaaaaaaattaataattgcaagCTGCTTACATcctaaatttaaaacaaactgGTTAAGtggagaagaaaagaaagtagCCGAAAGCTATTTAGAAGATTTGTTGGGCATTCGCTCAAGTGACAATTCTCCAAATTCACCTGACGATGATCAcgacgatttttttaattttcatcaaCAATCAACTTCGGAGTCAGAAGAAGAACTGCaacgatttttaaaatcaaaaaattccgatattaatttattggaaaattttcctaaaataaaaaaattattcattaagtTTAATACAGCACTGCCAAGCAGTGCTTCGGTCGAAAGATTGTTCAGCATCGGAAATACAGTATTGTCACCGtttcaaggtcatttaaaTGATGATCTAATGGAACaccaacttttattaaaaataaataaaaaatttcgataaaattaacattattttgtgATTTAGATTATCCTATATCCTAATCCAAATAATCcttgtaattacattttaagaacaaatttatttatttagtaaatttattaatatcttatcTTGTTTTAgcataataaaaagtaacgaaaaaaataacgaatcgTTACTTGTTAAGTAACGGTAACGGTAACTAGTTACCTTTTTTATTTGGTAACTTGTAACGGTAACTAGTTACTTTTTTAACTCAGTAACGAGTAACGGTAACTAACTACTTTTAAAAAGTAACTTTCCATTCCCTGATAATATCCATGacaataatagaattttttaaactttatacatatataaatacctttgtttctcgatactaaaatatttttttcttgtgatGAAAATGTAGAGCGCCTGAAGAACGACTGGAAAAAAAGATCCCAAAAACAGCTTTCATTTGTCATGACTGTTGGAGAGCAACGGTTGTTAGGGAGAGCGATTATATAGTGTGTCCAAAACGTATTTATCAAGactgtgttaaaaaaaaaagttatgttaaaaaagaaaattacctTTGTTCTCTATCGAATACGCGTCCCCCTAGGATCGTGGTCGGCGGAAATAGAGACCGAACCATCGTGGCACCGTCGCGCGCCACCTCGAAATTGGAAATCGGAACCAGAATCggaatcaaaataaatgttatgcccgcataattttaataattagagCAACACATCtatcaggagacgcggtagtgtctccggccaagttcaaaaaacgacactactaagtcaggaaaagaatctctggcaaagttcagaaaatgacactactaagtctcttatcctgcgcgcacaaagtcgacttttcggaggtttgtagcaactaaaatataaaaaattttataaaaacacatagtatatccttaaaagcggcatcgccacgactaatttgagccaaaaaaaatttaatttggtcCAGCCGTTTCAGAGATACAAGCGTTCAAAAAGTGATGTtggtaatacaaaaattaagaaatgtcgtctccttattcttctcctctgtccgcaggggcgaatgaagaatttacggggcccagagtattatcattattattaaaatttacgggaatttctcgcagcaggtgccaagggtcgacgattttgacttccccgagttgcgctacgggaattcctcgcaccaggtgtcaagggttgacgaattcgactttcgcgagttgcgctatGGGAActtttcgcactaggtgcaaagggtcgacgaattcgactttcccgagttgcgctacgggaattccttgcaccaggtgtcaagatttgacgaattcgacttttgcgagttgcgctacgagaatttttcgcacttgGTACCAAGGatcgtcgaattcaatttcctcgagttgcgctacgaaaattcctcgcaccaggtgtcaagggtcgacgaatttgacttttgtgagttgcgctacaggaatttttcgcactaggtgcaaagggtcgacgaattcgacttccccgaattgcgctacgggaattccttgcaccaggtgtcaagagtcgacgaattcaactttcgcgagttgcgctacgggaatttttcgcaccaggtgccaagggtcgacgaattcgatttttgggagttgcgctacgggaattcctcgcatCAGGTCCCAAGAGTTGACGaacccgagttgcgctacgtgcATTTCTTGCACCAGGTGCCAGGAGTCAatgaattcgacttccccaagttgcagtatgaaaatttcgcaaacatgaaaaagagagagagagatatgacatattttgatgtaaaatctaaaattttttaaaatatttagttatcgataatctcaccgtaatatttttatgcgcagaataataaaacgaatcaatacgtgtaaaaaaacccattgttattttgaagaaaaagtatgtaatttacaatgtactttttttaacaattatgcgttttttttactacttttcattattctaatcataaaagtattacggtaagattatccataacttaatattttcagagatattttaatttaaattttatattgaaatatgtcagattaaaatataaaataactcgaagagtatta
The window above is part of the Linepithema humile isolate Giens D197 chromosome 8, Lhum_UNIL_v1.0, whole genome shotgun sequence genome. Proteins encoded here:
- the LOC137001596 gene encoding uncharacterized protein; the protein is MEPLAKALDILQSDVGMYMGYMLPVLKTLQKKLQSITNKLTDCQPLITSIQQGLNKRFSTVFEKKKLIIASCLHPKFKTNWLSGEEKKVAESYLEDLLGIRSSDNSPNSPDDDHDDFFNFHQQSTSESEEELQRFLKSKNSDINLLENFPKIKKLFIKFNTALPSSASVERLFSIGNTVLSPFQGHLNDDLMEHQLLLKINKKFR